In one Lolium rigidum isolate FL_2022 chromosome 3, APGP_CSIRO_Lrig_0.1, whole genome shotgun sequence genomic region, the following are encoded:
- the LOC124700150 gene encoding uncharacterized protein LOC124700150, with the protein MARTKKGWARGLVAFAAVAVAVSAGRKYGWDGEAAVAAFRRGRSALGPWAAPSYVLAHALTLALCPPYAIFFEGAAALVFGFLPGVACVFSAKILGASLSFWIGRAIFKYFTSAMEWLQRNRYFHVVVKGVEKDGWKFVLLARFSPLPSYIINYVLSATDVGFFRDFLLPTIVGCLPMILQNVSIVSLAGAAVASTTGSKKSIYSYLFPILGIVSSVLISWRIKQYSSVLAIPEELENPLTDGDAKLTPARSESTSSGETRKRR; encoded by the exons ATGGCTAGGACGAAGAAGGGATGGGCGCGCGGGTTGGTGGCGTTCGCGGCTGTCGCAGTAGCGGTGTCGGCGGGCCGAAAGTACGGGTGGGacggggaggcggcggtggcggctttCCGGCGAGGGAGGAGCGCGCTGGGGCCCTGGGCGGCGCCCTCCTACGTCCTGGCCCACGCGCTCACCCTCGCGCTCTGCCCTCCCTACGCCATCTTCTTCGAGGGCGCCGCCGCCCTGGTCTTCGGCTTCCTCCCCGGCGTcgcctgcgtcttctccgccaagaTCCTGGGCGCCTCCCTTTCCTTCTGGATCGGCAG GGCAATTTTCAAATACTTCACTTCAGCAATGGAATGGTTACAGAGAAATAGGTACTTCCATGTCGTTGTTAAAGGGGTTGAGAAGGATGGCTGGAAATTTGTGTTACTTGCTAGATTTTCTCCTCTGCCTTCATACATTATCAATTACGTTCTATCTGCCACCGATGTTGGATTTTTTAGGGATTTTCTCCTTCCTACAATTGTTGGCTGCTTACCAATGATCCTACAGAATGTTTCCATTGTAAGTCTTGCTGGTGCAGCAGTGGCCTCTACTACAGGATCTAAGAAGTCTATCTACTCTTACTTGTTCCCAATACTTGGCATTGTGTCCAGCGTTCTCATTTCTTGGAGGATTAAGCAATACTCTTCTGTCCTTGCTATTCCCGAAGAGCTTGAAAACCCACTCACTGATGGGGATGCCAAGCTGACTCCAGCGCGATCTGAAAGTACCTCTTCCGGGGAAACTAGGAAAAGAAGGTGA